The following are encoded in a window of Corvus hawaiiensis isolate bCorHaw1 chromosome 38, bCorHaw1.pri.cur, whole genome shotgun sequence genomic DNA:
- the FIS1 gene encoding mitochondrial fission 1 protein, whose protein sequence is MDPEFDDVVAVEDLMALERRYAAERQQGALSRQCRFEYGWGLVRSRYREDIARGVALLAELLPETPPEEQRDVLFYLALGNYRLKEYERSLEHLERLLAAEPQNPQVLRLRSRVRSRLRRDGLVGAAIVGGVVMGVAGLLGVAISRATRH, encoded by the exons ATGGACCCCGAGTTCGACGATGTGGTGGCGGTGGAGGATCTGATG GCGCTGGAGCGGCGCTACGCTGCGGAGcgccagcagggggcgctgtcGCGGCAGTGCCGGTTCGAGTACGGCTGGGGACTCGTCCGGAGCCGCTACCGGGAGGACATCGCCCGCGGGGTGGCGCTGCTGGCCG agctgctgcccgaGACCCCCCCGGAGGAGCAGCGCGATGTCCTGTTCTACCTGGCCCTGGGCAACTACCGGCTCAAG GAGTACGAGCGCTCGCTGGAGCACCTGGAGCGGCTCCTGGCAGCGGAGCCCCAGAACCCGCAGGTGCTGCGCCTGCGGAGCCGCGTCCGGAGCCGCCTGAGGCGCg aCGGGCTGGTGGGCGCGGCCATCGTGGGGGGCGTGGTCATGGGCGTGGCCGGGCTGTTGGGCGTGGCCATCTCTCGCGCCACCCGGCACTGA
- the LOC125319246 gene encoding uncharacterized protein LOC125319246: protein MWPLCAGMWAALFWDVAALCWDVATLFWDVAALCWDVATLCWDVATLPQGMVTLSWGRGRSVLGFGRSVLGCGHSVLGCGRSVLGCGRSVLGCGQSVLGCGHSVLGCGHSVLGCRPLCPGMWSLTCPGHGHSAPGHGHSVLGTWPLCLGDLATLSWDLAIVPGFGHSAPDMAASVPGIWPTLTQDVATLSLGHGHSVLGQGHSDLVCGHSVLGHGHLCPGAGPLCPGCGHSVLGTLSTCAGMASSAPGHGHSVLGYDHSVLGMATLSWGHPHPALGPWPVCPGDIPTTLGTNPLPWGHPHPAPGHGHPVLGHPPCPRDNSHRSGHPSPVLGTSTSALGHPLGHPLGTSPC, encoded by the exons atgtggccgctctgtgctgggatgtgggCCGCTCTGTTCTGGGATGTGGCcgctctgtgctgggatgtggCCACTCTGTTCTGGGatgtggctgctctgtgctgggatgtggccactctgtgctgggatgtggCCACTCTGCCCCAGGGCATGGTCACTCTGTCCTGGGGACGTGGCCGCTCTGTGCTGGGATTTGGCCGCTCTGTTCTGGGATGTGGCCactctgtgctgggatgtggCCGCTCTGTTCTGGGATGTGGCcgctctgtgctgggatgtggCCAGTCTGTGCTGGGATGTGGCCACTCTGTCCTGGGATGTGGCCACTCAGTGCTGGGATGTCGGCCGCTCTGTCCTGGGATGTGGTCACTCACCTGCCCAGGGCATGGTCACTCTGCCCCAGGGCATGGGCACTCTGTCCTGGGGACATGGCCGCTCTGTCTTGGGGATTTGGCCACTCTGTCCTGGGATTTGGCCATTGTCCCTGGATTTGGCCACTCTGCCCCGGATATGGCCGCCTCTGTCCCTGGGATTTGGCCCACTCTGACCCAGGATGTGGCCACTCTGTCCCTGGGGCATGGCCACTCTGTCCTGGGGCAGGGCCACTCTGACCTGGTATGTGGCCACTCTGTCCTGGGGCATGGCCACCTCTGTCCTGGGGCAGGGCCACTCTGCCCCGGATGTGGCCACTCTGTCCTGGGGACACTGTCCACCTGTGCTGGGAtggccagctctgccccagggcATGGCCACTCTGTCCTGGGATATGACCACTCTGTCCTGGGCATGGCCACCCTGTCCTGGGGAcatccccaccctgccctggggcCGTGGCCAGTGTGTCCTGGGGACATCCCCACTACTTTGGGGACCAACCCCCTGCCTTGGGGAcatccccaccctgccccaggAC ATGGCCACCCTGTCCTGGGACATCCCCCCTGCCCTAGGGACAATTCCCACCGCTCGGGACATCCCTCACCTGTGCTGGGCACGTCCACCTCTGCCTTGGGACATCCCTTGGGACATCCCTTGGGGACATCCCCCTGCTAA